From the genome of Methanofollis sp.:
TCGTTCAGGGACGGAAGGACCACAGAAATTTCAGGAGGCGATCGATTCATCGGTATCTGAGACCAATAATAATACCAGACATATATAGTGTCGCGGGGGCATGCCTGAAAAGAGTGTGAGATCAGGTCATGGACATATGAGATGGGAGAGAGGCATCCACACTCCTGATATCTCCAGAACGCCAAAAATATCCTGTCCATGCCCGACCGTATCCGTGCCGCCGCCGACCGCCTTGCCCGATGCCGGAGCCGCGGTGATCTTGCAGAGGCGATCGCAGTCGAGGCAGAGCGGTATACCCTCTTCGACCTCCAGCAGATCGGCGGGGGGATCAAAAGGGAGGTCGACCGCCTGCCCGAGCCGTACCGCTCCCGGGTGCGGCCGTACTTCGAGGCGCAACTCTTCGGCGCATACCACCGCCTGATGCTCGCCCACCGTTCAGGATCTTTTGCAGCTCTTGAAGGCCCGATTGCCGACCGGGAACGTTTTGACGCGTTCGTCGCCCTCATCGTTCCGGGATGTCTGGAAGACGGGGGTACGGACTTCGGCCTGAAAAATCCCCACCACACACTCTTCTACTATCTGATGGCGGGCTTTGTGATGTTTGTCGAGGGCGGGCCCGGCCACCCTGTCGGCACGCCCTTCC
Proteins encoded in this window:
- a CDS encoding DUF2115 domain-containing protein, yielding MPDRIRAAADRLARCRSRGDLAEAIAVEAERYTLFDLQQIGGGIKREVDRLPEPYRSRVRPYFEAQLFGAYHRLMLAHRSGSFAALEGPIADRERFDAFVALIVPGCLEDGGTDFGLKNPHHTLFYYLMAGFVMFVEGGPGHPVGTPFPGGFAVEKKGENYYCPIREKEEEVLFSICNVCPAKQMEGV